The Engystomops pustulosus chromosome 3, aEngPut4.maternal, whole genome shotgun sequence region AATGTGAGTCCCAAGTATAGAGTTGACCTTTGGCACTGATGATAGAAATTTGGGACTTGTTAGAATCTCTCAATCTCATAAATATTGTATCTATCGAGTCTAATAATCGAAGAATCTAAAACATCCCTGGAAAAACTAGTAGAGACGGGGAAAAAAGAACATAATAGACCCATTGGGGTTACTTGGCAAATTCAGTTTTTATAGTACATAACTGATGCATTTCAGATATAAAAGTTCTTTGgagtagacttttttttttctcaccctATCCACCCAATCTCTATACAGCTTATCCATTATATGTGCTCCAAAATGGTGTTATTATATGTGCTCCAAAAAGTGCAGCTCAACCCACAAAAACTGAACACCTATAACAACCGCAGTGTTAGGACATGCATATATTGTATAAGAGCAGCGGACACGAGACAGACAGACCACTAGGATAGGAGCAGTCATGGCCCTCCTTGCATGACCCCACATTCCCTTGGACTTGGGTCTCTTCCTATCTCTGTTTTGTGCTATAACTCTCTAATGCTAATACTCCTTTAAGACTCCTCTATTCCAGACTTGCCAAGAACAAGAagctatttttgtttttatatccGTTCATCTTTCACTTACCCTAAATGGTGTgattttcaggaaaaaaaaaataaccctgcCACATTCTTGCCTATTTATAAGTGATTAAAAATAAAGCGAGGCAGAAGATACTCGAGTCCCTGTATGAGGATGAGTGTCATACCCAGCACCCATAGAACTGGACTACCTGCTGTCCGCTCTGTGTATTGGGTGATAGACGCATGAGGTCATACATGGACACACCTTATGTGCTCCCCTCTGACACACGAACAAGTCACGGCCGTGCCCCGCAGCTATTGTACTGTACTGGTACTGTACTGACATATAATTATGCCTTGCTTTCCATGCAGTCATCACACAACTTTATATAGACCTGGACAGATACAAGTGTCACAGTGTCTCTTAGGGTTGTAGGTAAAGTAGGGCGCATAAATGTAACCTTTATTCATGCCATTCTTTAACGTGTTTTGTCACAATTGTTTATATATGAGAACATTCACATCTGACACTGAATTTTAACACCTATATATTAGAATTGTGAGAACACATGTTAAAGAATTTAATGgataaaaattaaattttatgCACCCGATTTTACCCCATTACCCCTCCTCAATTAGAACTTTTACAATAAGGCGGTGTACACATGTGGGTGCAGGAACTTTAGGAGATTGACGGATCTAATTTTTACAATCTTTTAGTTTTCTATgctatttttttttcccagatttaccatcaacatcaagcctgataaaccagaaaCACATGGTCATAGATGCCGGCAATGTGactggtaatctgcttatatttgttatccatggcctccttcctgcttaAATCAgtgttttaaattatgctaatgaaccaaatGGGCTCTGagaggtgttaccaaagcccctccgtgctgtagcgtTACAGACTCGAGGAACACTTTCTCCCACTGTGTCTTGAAACTTCCTTAGCTGTAGTGAAATTACatcagggagggggaagtgctgagggagcaggagaggagacgGTTTAATAGCTTGTAAAGCAGCAgcttggaggggctctgataacatccccagagccctctggacgcattagcataattttaaaagttgattttagaaggaagttgcccatggatagcaaatataagaagattgccacagaaTGTATGATCTAggatctggtttatcatgcctgattttgatggtagatttcctttaaaggattttTCCATTACTATTATATTGATGAGCCATCCTTGCGATGGGTCATGTATCACAGATTGGTGATGGTCTGACCCCCAGCATTACAATAAGTTCAGCACTATACATTGTACGGTGGTTGTTTTCATTATTACGCCTCGGCTTTGGCTAAATCCTCGAGTGACCTTGTACCCTGAACTTGTTTTGCTTGTCTTCAAGAAAACCAGCATAGCTGAGGGTAAAAAGGGATTGAGAGGCTCCCAAaacacattacaggcggtcccctacttaagaactcctgacttgcatacgacccctagttacaaatggacctctggattttggtaatttgctgtactttagtcctaggttacaatagctataacagttatcacaggtgtctgtaatgaagctttagtgttaatcctggttcttatgacaacccaacatttttaaaatccaattgtcacagagaccaaaaaaagtttgactagggttgcaataataaagtatacagttccgacttacatacaaactcaacttaagaacaaacctacagaccctatcttgtacgtaacccgggggctgcctgtacaagTTAAACCGTACAGTGTGTGGACACAAACATCACTGGGTGCACAAGAAATTACGGTACGGGGCGGTACTTTTGCTGCCGAGAAGAGGGTTTGGGGCGGCACTGTGGAGGATTGGCTGCCCGGTTGTAGGTTTTTGGCTGTGGCACTTTGGATAACGGGAAGGGGGGGAAGGTTTTGGGTGAGGCAGCTGGTGGGGGGATTTTGGCTGTCTGCATTTTTATGGGGTCAGTTCTTTGTGTTCATTCCATCTCCTGAATCAGCAGATCAGCGGGTGTCCCGGGTTTTGGACTCCACCaatctgatactgatgacctattgACAGGTCATTCAGACTCACAAGCTGCAAATCATTAGATGAACACTGGTCTAATTCTTCAGCAAATACCTAGGGAAATGTCTTTTGCTGGATTCAGTTTCCAGTAAAGGTATTTTGGGTATGTAGGGCATCTCGTGATTGAGGCAGATTCTGACTGCACAGTGATGTCCTTTGTGTGCTTGACTTTTTAGAACTAAAAACAGACTTCTCTCTGTGGCTTCATGACTGCATATGAATATTACTTCTCCTTGTGCTGAGCCGGtcacaccacagcttcatctatAGATGGCACaagcaaggggttaaaagtgtATTCATGGCATTGTATCATTGAGACATTAATGGTCAATAGGCTACATATATGATCATGGCGCCCCAGCAGTTGGGTATCCACACTTCAGACCATTCTATATAGGTTTGGTTGTAGAACTTCATGTACAGCATTAAAGACCACTGTGGAAATTTAAGGTCCCACTGAACAGGTTTTAAAAGCAGGATCCAAGGTCCAGTGCTTCATAGCAGGGACTTGATAGCATGGGGTTAGCACAAGATGTCGCTAATAAACTTCTTATTCCATCATATATAATTCATACTGGCCATATAAAGACTACATTTTGATGCAAAGTTTCATTGTTTATAACAACTTGCAGTATATCAGTTTGCTGTGTATATACCACCCCCCAATCAGTCTGGTGATTGcaggattaaaggaaatcaaaatcaggCTGAACCAGGAAAATGTACTCATGTCTTGCTCTGGTTCGATGCAGCTGGCcagtcatagccatggctagtgcTAGGGGCGTCAATATACTGGATTGCCTTATTGGGCTCAAATCCAGCAATATCTGGGTCATGCGGCCAATACGCGAATGTCAGGTCcacacagatccaggcactgtgactgagctaatctgtatttgttatccttggcctccttccttctaaaatcaacttttaaaagtatgctaaatGAGCGGGTACACAATGTCAACCGCTAAccctctgtataccaacagggaATGGTGGTGATGGGAGGTGCTGCGCTGCACCAGAGGTAAGTATcacttgtttggttttttttatttttatatacatattaaaaagaaaaaaagcataaTCTTGGGCAACCCTATAAGTCAGGCTGACATATAGCTGACATATAGCTGATTTGCTTTTATAATTCACATTCTTGTGAGCATAATAAACCTTTTATTACTGTGAATTGTTGTCCACAGAATGAGCCGTTCTAAAAGGATTTTAATTAAAGTTTGTTAATGCTAAGGAAGAAGCCCACACGTCTTATATTGCTACTTTTACTGGGCAGTCAATGTTTAGGTTATAATTTCTTATCAATAAATATGTGTtaatagttttttatttattttctcttcCAGTATGCTTCTACCGGATGCTCTCTGTCTCTCCATCACACTGAAAAACCTGAACACGAGGACATCTGTGAATACCGACCCTACTCGTGCCCCTGTCCTGGAGCGTCCTGTAAATGGCAAGGTTCCCTTGAAGCGGTCATGCCCCACCTCACACACGCTCACAAAAGCATCACCACCCTTCAAGGAGAAGACATAGTCTTCCTTGCTACCGACATTAACCTGCCAGGCGCTGTAGACTGGGTCATGATGCAGTTCTGTTTCAGCCATCACTTTATGTTGGTACTAGAGAAACAGGAGAAGTACGAGGGACACCAGCAGTTTTTTGCCATCGTTCTCTTGATAGGAACGCGAAAACAGGCCGAAAACTTTGCCTACAGACTTGAACTGAATGGAAACCGTAGGCGCCTGACCTGGGAAGCCACGCCGAGATCCATCCATGATGGGGTCGCAGCTGCCATCATGAACAGTGATTGTTTGGTTTTCGATACAGCAATTGCACATCTTTTTGCTGATAACGGGAACCTGGGCATCAACGTGACCATTTCCACTTGTTGTCCGTGATCATGTGGGTTTTTTGTCTGGTAGAGATCTCTGTGGCCCATTTGGAATAGTGCTGCctgcattttatattttattaaagtgaaCTCACTTTTTCCAAAAGTCATTGCCAACATTTTATAGACTTTATGTAGTTGCATACAATGACTGCGGCAGTGAATTGTTACCTGAAGAGCTAAATGATACAGATTTTATTCCTTTCTTAAATTATTTCCCATGAAAAGTGACTGTCCCCTTTTTTGATTCTTGAAGAAAGAGGACATTTTTAGCAGGAGAAACCTAAGCGATGTTGCATGGTGTCTATGTGTCATAAATTAGGTCACGTTTTGTATGTGCAAAATCCCGTTCAGCAGAACATTGCTGTGTAA contains the following coding sequences:
- the SIAH2 gene encoding E3 ubiquitin-protein ligase SIAH2 isoform X1, which translates into the protein MSRPSSAGPCASKPCGKQKQQQPPPPPPPPHTPSPAVTSATISAASGPAAPPPSPAAAAAAIPGAGSQQQQHHELTSLFECPVCFDYVLPPILQCQAGHLVCNQCRQKLSCCPSCRASLTPSIRNLAMEKVASAVLFPCKYASTGCSLSLHHTEKPEHEDICEYRPYSCPCPGASCKWQGSLEAVMPHLTHAHKSITTLQGEDIVFLATDINLPGAVDWVMMQFCFSHHFMLVLEKQEKYEGHQQFFAIVLLIGTRKQAENFAYRLELNGNRRRLTWEATPRSIHDGVAAAIMNSDCLVFDTAIAHLFADNGNLGINVTISTCCP
- the SIAH2 gene encoding E3 ubiquitin-protein ligase SIAH2 isoform X2: MSRPSSAGPCASKPCGKQKQQQPPPPPPPPHTPSPAVTSATISAASGPAAPPPSPAAAAAAIPGAGSQQQQHHELTSLFECPYASTGCSLSLHHTEKPEHEDICEYRPYSCPCPGASCKWQGSLEAVMPHLTHAHKSITTLQGEDIVFLATDINLPGAVDWVMMQFCFSHHFMLVLEKQEKYEGHQQFFAIVLLIGTRKQAENFAYRLELNGNRRRLTWEATPRSIHDGVAAAIMNSDCLVFDTAIAHLFADNGNLGINVTISTCCP